In Fodinicurvata sediminis DSM 21159, a genomic segment contains:
- a CDS encoding response regulator transcription factor produces the protein MNPSILLVDDEPNIVLSLEVLLRGAGYHVRVAPDGEAALQACQDHRPDLIILDVMLPRRDGYDVCRLLREKAAWRAVPIIMLTARGRDEEREKGLAMGADAYITKPFSNRLILEQVETLLDSATV, from the coding sequence ATGAATCCGTCGATCCTTCTGGTCGATGACGAACCCAATATCGTACTGTCTCTGGAGGTGCTGCTGCGCGGCGCCGGTTATCATGTACGCGTGGCGCCGGATGGCGAGGCGGCGCTGCAGGCCTGCCAAGACCACAGGCCCGATCTGATCATTCTGGACGTCATGCTGCCGCGCCGCGATGGCTACGATGTCTGCCGCCTGCTGCGCGAGAAGGCTGCCTGGCGCGCGGTGCCTATCATCATGCTCACAGCGCGCGGCCGGGACGAGGAGCGCGAGAAGGGGCTGGCCATGGGGGCGGATGCCTATATCACCAAGCCCTTCTCGAACCGCCTTATCCTGGAACAGGTCGAGACCTTGCTGGACAGCGCAACGGTCTGA
- a CDS encoding D-cysteine desulfhydrase yields the protein MNLARFPRVRLGHLPTPLEPMERLTKHLGGPKLWIKRDDCTGLATGGNKTRKLEFLMADALEQGADTVITQGATQSNHARQTAAAAAKLGLTCHILLENRTGSEDPNYVHNGNVLLDQLHGASIAKRPAGADMQAEMEKLAEDLRGQGRKPYVIPGGGSNPVGALGYVNASLELLHQAVDQDLRIDHLVHATGSAGTQAGLVTGLKALNSQIPVLGIGVRAPKDKQEENVFVLAERTCTHLGLDGVVRREDVVANCDYVGEGYGIPTDSMIEAVKLLAQQEGILLDPVYSGKGFAGLLDLIGKGHFDKNDNVVFLHTGGAVALFGYPDIYGLPGYQA from the coding sequence ATGAATCTTGCCCGCTTTCCCCGCGTCCGCCTTGGCCACCTGCCGACCCCGCTCGAGCCCATGGAGCGCCTGACGAAGCATCTCGGCGGCCCAAAACTCTGGATCAAGCGCGATGACTGCACGGGCCTGGCCACCGGCGGCAACAAGACCCGCAAGCTGGAATTCCTGATGGCCGACGCCCTGGAACAGGGGGCGGACACCGTGATCACCCAGGGCGCCACCCAGTCGAACCATGCGCGCCAAACCGCGGCGGCGGCCGCGAAGCTGGGCCTGACCTGCCACATCCTGCTGGAGAACCGCACCGGCAGCGAGGATCCCAACTACGTTCACAACGGCAACGTCCTGCTCGACCAGTTGCACGGCGCCAGCATCGCCAAACGTCCGGCCGGCGCCGACATGCAGGCCGAGATGGAAAAGCTGGCCGAAGATCTGCGCGGCCAGGGCCGCAAGCCCTATGTCATTCCCGGCGGGGGCTCCAACCCCGTCGGTGCATTGGGCTATGTCAACGCCAGCCTGGAACTGTTGCACCAGGCCGTCGATCAGGACCTGCGCATTGATCACCTGGTGCATGCCACCGGCAGCGCCGGCACCCAGGCCGGCCTGGTCACCGGCCTGAAGGCATTGAACAGCCAGATCCCCGTGCTGGGCATCGGCGTGCGCGCACCCAAGGACAAGCAGGAAGAGAACGTATTCGTCCTGGCCGAGCGGACCTGCACCCATCTGGGCCTGGACGGAGTGGTGCGGCGCGAGGATGTGGTCGCCAACTGCGACTACGTGGGTGAAGGCTATGGCATTCCCACGGACAGCATGATCGAGGCGGTCAAGCTGCTGGCCCAACAGGAAGGAATCCTTCTGGACCCGGTCTATTCCGGCAAGGGTTTCGCCGGCCTGCTGGACCTGATCGGCAAGGGCCACTTCGACAAGAACGACAACGTCGTCTTCCTGCACACCGGTGGAGCGGTCGCCCTGTTCGGCTATCCAGACATCTACGGACTGCCCGGCTACCAGGCATGA
- a CDS encoding amidase, whose protein sequence is MTETPTPDSTFEDDGQAAGRDPLNAFMPGERLKLPPSAPGPLSGLEFAVKDIYDVAGHVTGCGNPDYRRSHGPAEATASSVTRLLDAGAAMVGKVLTDEFAYSLSGQNPHYGAAANSNAPGRSTGGSSCGSAAAVAGGLCDSALGTDTGGSVRIPASYCGLYGLRPTHGRIPIDGVAPLAPSFDTVGWFARDPETFRAVGEVLLGDDESHFTFDRLLYASEAFARLIAEVDTRLEVFVERLEMRLGKRQPVSPAEAEGGLDSWSDCFRHLQAAEAWDSYGPWIRESNPTLGPELQARMTWAEEVAGMGDKLARCSELKATVRTRLDSLLGRDALMVLPTAPDIAPLLGTDPDTLFRQRLDVMALTSYANLSGLPQVSLPVTTRQGCPLGLSLIGPRGSDRALVDFAESFARSAGF, encoded by the coding sequence ATGACAGAAACCCCCACACCCGACAGCACATTCGAAGACGACGGCCAGGCGGCGGGCCGCGATCCCCTGAACGCCTTCATGCCCGGCGAACGCCTGAAGCTGCCGCCCTCCGCGCCAGGCCCCCTGTCGGGCCTGGAGTTCGCGGTCAAGGATATCTATGACGTCGCCGGCCATGTCACCGGCTGCGGCAACCCCGACTACCGCCGTTCCCACGGCCCGGCCGAGGCCACGGCCTCCAGCGTCACACGCCTGCTGGATGCCGGCGCGGCCATGGTAGGCAAGGTGCTGACCGACGAGTTCGCCTACAGCCTAAGCGGTCAGAATCCGCACTACGGGGCTGCCGCCAACAGCAACGCGCCCGGCCGCTCCACCGGTGGCTCCTCCTGCGGCTCGGCCGCGGCGGTGGCCGGTGGCCTCTGCGACAGTGCGCTGGGCACGGACACCGGCGGCTCGGTACGTATCCCGGCCTCCTACTGCGGCCTCTACGGCCTGCGGCCCACCCATGGACGCATTCCCATCGACGGCGTGGCCCCGCTGGCGCCTTCCTTCGACACGGTGGGCTGGTTTGCCCGCGATCCCGAAACCTTCCGCGCGGTGGGCGAAGTGCTGCTGGGCGACGACGAGAGCCACTTCACCTTCGACCGGCTGCTTTATGCCAGCGAGGCCTTTGCCCGCCTGATCGCCGAGGTGGACACCAGACTGGAGGTCTTCGTCGAACGCCTGGAGATGCGCCTGGGCAAGCGCCAGCCGGTCAGCCCGGCCGAGGCGGAGGGCGGTCTGGACAGCTGGAGCGACTGCTTCCGGCACTTACAGGCGGCCGAGGCCTGGGACAGCTACGGCCCCTGGATCCGGGAGAGCAACCCGACACTGGGCCCCGAACTGCAGGCCCGCATGACCTGGGCCGAAGAAGTGGCCGGCATGGGCGACAAGCTGGCGCGATGCAGCGAATTGAAGGCGACCGTGCGTACGCGGCTGGACAGTCTGTTGGGACGCGATGCCCTGATGGTCCTGCCGACAGCGCCCGACATCGCCCCGCTGCTGGGCACCGACCCCGATACCCTGTTCCGGCAGCGCCTGGATGTCATGGCGCTCACCAGCTACGCCAATCTCTCCGGCCTGCCGCAGGTCAGCCTGCCCGTCACGACTCGGCAGGGTTGCCCCCTGGGCCTGTCCCTGATCGGACCGCGCGGCAGCGACCGGGCACTTGTCGACTTTGCGGAAAGCTTCGCACGCTCGGCCGGATTCTGA
- a CDS encoding queuosine precursor transporter, whose protein sequence is MRAFDSAYIQRGFLMGLVAMTLLVTASNILVQYPINDFLTFGALTYPVCFMVTDLCTRALGAQKARRVVFAGFAVAVLLSLGLATPRIALASGAAFLTAQLLDVYIFDRLRRAAWWLAPLTSSFVASAIDTALFFALAFWGTTMPWVTLALGDYAVKLAIALAMLVPFRALIALIPDRQALRS, encoded by the coding sequence ATGCGCGCGTTTGACAGCGCCTACATACAGCGCGGATTCCTGATGGGGCTGGTGGCCATGACGCTGCTGGTCACGGCATCGAATATCCTGGTGCAGTACCCCATCAACGACTTCCTGACCTTCGGGGCCTTGACCTATCCGGTCTGTTTCATGGTGACCGATCTCTGCACGCGTGCTTTGGGTGCGCAGAAGGCACGCCGCGTGGTCTTTGCCGGTTTTGCGGTGGCGGTGCTGCTGTCGCTGGGGCTGGCCACACCGCGCATCGCGCTGGCGTCCGGGGCGGCCTTCCTGACGGCGCAGCTGTTGGACGTCTATATCTTCGACCGCCTGCGCCGTGCGGCCTGGTGGCTGGCGCCGCTGACCTCGTCCTTCGTGGCCTCGGCCATCGACACGGCGCTGTTCTTCGCGCTCGCCTTCTGGGGCACGACGATGCCCTGGGTCACCCTGGCGCTGGGCGATTATGCAGTGAAGCTGGCAATCGCGCTGGCTATGCTGGTTCCCTTCCGGGCGCTGATCGCGCTGATCCCCGACCGGCAGGCCCTGCGGTCCTGA
- a CDS encoding sensor histidine kinase codes for MQGYGVILLVAVGYLSLLFAVAYFADKRAEQGRSLLNPYIYTLSIAVFCTSWTFYGSVGQAATTGFSFLPTYLGPTLMFTLWWVLLRKMVRIGKAERITSIADFISSRYGKSTVTSGAVTVIAVVAILPYIALQLKAVYGSFIVMLQGAQDAELQMPLDGLVWIDNALLITLLMAGFAILFGTRHIDASEHHEGMVTAVAFESVVKLVAFLAVGIFVTFGLFNGFGDLFSQAQAVPEIASVLSLDAMGTPFQWITLMLLSMAAIICLPRQFQVMVVENVDERHLKKAVWLFPLYLLAINLFVMPIALAGLLMFPEGGVNPDTFVLAVPLAEGQTFLAFLAFVGGLSAATAMIIVETVALSTMICNDLVMPVLLRWRALRLNERGDLTRLLLGIRRGSILLILLLSYLYVRNLGGSYTLVTIGLISFAAAAQFAPAIVGGLFWKGGTRNGALTGLILGFFLWSYTLLLPSFARSGWLPLEFIEAGPFGLELLKPYALFGLTGLDELTHSLIWSMFGNVLGYVVVSAYDRPGALERIQAVRFVDVFAGPGGEVTWRGTATQGDLQDLLGRFLGPAQAQRVLSEPGSRRPGVPSANADADPAMLARAERALAGVIGGASARVMVGSIMKGERVGFDEVMQILDETSHVISYSRQLEQKSQELQELTAELRAANERLKELDRLKDDFLATVSHELRTPLTAIRSFGELLADNPDTDAEQRARFLDIIVKESERLTRLINQILDLARMEAGRMDWEMSEVEPRAVVMDALAATAGLFDEREVTLEVDVPEDLPLLRVDRDRLMQVIVNLLSNAVKFCRSPEGEVSVQAVHQGDSVVVSIRDNGPGVPLEDHERIFERFLQAGSTLSDKPKGTGLGLPISRQIIESFGGHIWVESAPSEGACFRFALPTSAAEDARENSAAQ; via the coding sequence ATGCAGGGCTATGGTGTCATCCTGCTGGTGGCGGTGGGCTATCTGAGCCTGCTGTTCGCGGTCGCCTATTTCGCGGACAAGCGCGCCGAGCAGGGCCGCAGCCTGCTGAACCCCTATATCTACACCTTGTCGATCGCGGTCTTCTGCACCTCCTGGACCTTTTATGGCTCTGTGGGGCAGGCGGCGACCACCGGTTTCAGCTTCCTGCCCACCTACCTGGGGCCGACACTGATGTTCACGCTGTGGTGGGTGCTGCTGCGCAAGATGGTGCGCATCGGCAAGGCCGAGCGCATCACCTCTATCGCCGATTTCATCTCCTCGCGCTATGGCAAGAGCACCGTGACCAGCGGTGCGGTGACGGTGATCGCCGTGGTGGCGATCCTGCCCTATATCGCGCTGCAGCTGAAAGCGGTCTACGGCAGCTTCATCGTCATGCTGCAGGGCGCACAGGATGCCGAACTGCAGATGCCGCTGGATGGCCTGGTCTGGATCGACAATGCGCTCTTGATCACCCTGCTGATGGCCGGCTTTGCCATTCTGTTCGGCACGCGGCACATCGATGCCAGCGAGCATCACGAGGGGATGGTGACAGCGGTCGCCTTCGAGTCCGTGGTCAAGCTGGTGGCTTTCCTGGCGGTCGGCATTTTCGTCACCTTCGGCCTGTTCAACGGCTTCGGCGACCTGTTCAGCCAGGCCCAGGCGGTGCCGGAGATCGCCTCGGTCTTGTCGCTGGACGCCATGGGCACGCCCTTCCAGTGGATCACCCTGATGCTGCTGTCCATGGCGGCGATCATCTGCCTGCCGCGCCAGTTCCAGGTGATGGTGGTGGAGAACGTGGACGAGAGACACCTGAAGAAGGCGGTCTGGTTGTTTCCGCTCTACCTCCTGGCCATCAACCTCTTCGTCATGCCCATCGCGCTGGCCGGCCTGCTGATGTTCCCGGAAGGCGGGGTCAACCCTGACACCTTCGTGCTGGCGGTTCCGCTGGCCGAGGGGCAGACCTTCCTGGCTTTCCTGGCCTTCGTTGGTGGCCTGTCCGCGGCCACGGCCATGATCATCGTCGAGACCGTGGCACTGAGCACCATGATCTGCAACGACCTTGTCATGCCGGTCCTGCTGCGCTGGCGGGCGCTGCGCCTCAACGAACGCGGGGACCTGACGCGCCTGCTGCTGGGCATCCGGCGGGGCAGTATCCTCTTGATCCTGCTGTTGTCCTATCTCTATGTACGCAACCTGGGCGGCTCCTACACCCTGGTGACAATCGGCCTGATTTCCTTCGCTGCCGCCGCGCAGTTCGCCCCGGCCATCGTCGGCGGCCTGTTCTGGAAGGGCGGCACGCGCAACGGTGCGCTGACCGGCCTGATCCTGGGGTTCTTCCTCTGGAGTTACACCCTGCTGCTGCCCTCCTTCGCACGCTCGGGCTGGCTGCCCCTGGAGTTCATCGAGGCCGGTCCCTTCGGGCTGGAGCTTCTGAAGCCCTATGCACTGTTTGGCCTGACCGGGCTGGACGAGCTGACCCATTCCCTGATCTGGAGCATGTTTGGCAACGTTCTGGGCTATGTCGTGGTCTCGGCCTATGACCGACCAGGAGCCCTGGAGCGCATCCAGGCGGTGCGCTTCGTCGATGTCTTCGCCGGGCCCGGGGGCGAGGTAACCTGGCGCGGGACAGCAACCCAGGGCGATCTGCAGGACCTGCTGGGCCGCTTCCTGGGCCCCGCGCAGGCCCAGCGCGTGCTCTCCGAGCCGGGCAGCCGCCGGCCCGGCGTGCCCTCGGCCAATGCCGACGCCGATCCCGCCATGCTGGCACGGGCGGAGCGGGCACTGGCCGGCGTGATCGGCGGCGCGTCGGCGCGCGTGATGGTGGGCAGCATCATGAAGGGCGAGCGGGTCGGCTTCGACGAGGTCATGCAGATCCTGGACGAAACCTCGCATGTCATCTCCTACAGCCGACAGCTGGAGCAGAAGTCTCAGGAGCTGCAGGAGCTGACCGCCGAGCTGCGCGCCGCCAACGAGCGCCTGAAGGAACTGGACCGTCTGAAGGACGACTTTCTGGCCACGGTCAGCCACGAACTGCGCACGCCGCTGACGGCCATTCGTTCCTTTGGCGAGCTGCTGGCCGACAATCCCGACACCGATGCCGAACAGCGCGCGCGCTTCCTGGACATCATCGTCAAGGAGAGCGAGCGTCTGACGCGCCTGATCAACCAGATCCTGGATCTGGCGCGCATGGAGGCCGGCCGCATGGACTGGGAGATGAGCGAGGTGGAACCGCGCGCCGTGGTAATGGACGCCCTGGCGGCAACTGCCGGCCTGTTCGACGAGCGCGAGGTCACCCTTGAGGTGGATGTGCCCGAGGACTTGCCCCTGCTGCGCGTGGACCGGGACCGCCTGATGCAGGTGATCGTCAACCTGCTGTCCAACGCGGTGAAGTTCTGCCGCAGTCCGGAGGGCGAGGTTTCGGTGCAGGCCGTCCATCAGGGGGACAGCGTCGTGGTCTCCATCCGCGACAATGGACCGGGAGTCCCGCTCGAAGATCACGAGCGCATCTTCGAGCGCTTCCTGCAGGCCGGCAGCACGCTGTCCGACAAGCCCAAGGGCACGGGCCTGGGCCTGCCCATCAGCCGGCAGATCATCGAGAGCTTTGGTGGGCACATCTGGGTCGAGAGTGCACCCAGTGAGGGCGCCTGCTTCCGCTTCGCCCTGCCCACAAGCGCGGCCGAGGATGCACGGGAGAACTCGGCGGCGCAGTGA
- a CDS encoding aspartate/glutamate racemase family protein, which yields MTTAPSQSGPGKTLGLLGGMGPEATVELMRRVVAATPARDDADHIRMLVDNNPQVPSRIAHVIEGTGEDPTPVLVSMAEGLKQAGADFLAMPCNTAHWYLPAVCKAVDLPFLDMIDLSVRYLQNSRPPLQRVALLASPAVRKVGLFDQRLQAAGFTPLHAEGKEAEELLKVIRAVKAKGYGETERRGYQAATDGLRQRGAQAYLIACTELSVIDLPDTDGLPIADTLDLLVAEILKTAGVDSLNV from the coding sequence ATGACGACGGCGCCCTCCCAGTCCGGACCCGGAAAGACGCTCGGCCTGCTGGGCGGCATGGGGCCGGAGGCCACCGTCGAGTTGATGCGCCGCGTCGTCGCCGCCACTCCGGCGCGCGACGACGCCGACCACATCCGCATGCTGGTGGACAACAATCCCCAGGTGCCCTCACGCATTGCCCATGTGATCGAGGGAACCGGCGAAGACCCAACGCCGGTGCTGGTCTCCATGGCCGAAGGCCTGAAGCAGGCCGGCGCCGACTTCCTGGCCATGCCCTGCAACACGGCCCACTGGTACCTGCCGGCCGTATGCAAGGCTGTCGATCTGCCCTTCCTGGACATGATCGACCTGTCGGTGCGCTATCTCCAGAACAGCCGACCGCCCCTGCAAAGGGTCGCCCTGCTGGCCTCGCCCGCCGTGCGCAAGGTGGGGCTGTTCGACCAGCGGCTCCAGGCGGCCGGCTTCACGCCGCTACATGCTGAGGGCAAGGAGGCGGAAGAGCTGCTGAAGGTCATTCGCGCCGTCAAGGCGAAGGGCTATGGCGAGACAGAACGCCGGGGCTACCAGGCCGCCACCGACGGCCTGCGCCAACGCGGCGCGCAAGCCTACCTGATCGCCTGCACCGAACTGTCGGTCATCGACCTGCCGGACACGGACGGCCTGCCCATTGCAGACACCCTGGACCTGCTGGTCGCCGAGATCCTGAAGACAGCTGGGGTTGACTCCTTGAACGTCTGA
- the ettA gene encoding energy-dependent translational throttle protein EttA produces MASYQYIYTLQGLNKTYPGGRQVLKDVHLHFLPGAKIGVLGLNGAGKSTLLRIMAGEDTEYNGEAWAAKGAKVGYLRQEPRLDEDKDVAGNVMQGLADLKALVDRYNEVSALFAEEDADFDALLAEQAELQEKIDAADAWDLERRIEVAMDALRCPPGDTPVTNLSGGERRRVALCRLLLQKPDVLLLDEPTNHLDAESVAWLERYLEEYKGTVVAVTHDRYFLDNVAGWILEIDRGQCIPFEGNYSGWLEQKRKRLAQEAREEAARERTLSHEMEWIQQSPKARQAKSKARINAYDELLRAGQEKAPEPGQITIPAGPRLGDLVVEANDLRKGFGNHLLIEDLSFKVPPGALVGIIGPNGAGKTTLFRMITGQETPDGGELRVGETVELGYVDQSRDSLNPDKTVWEEVSDGLDMIQIGKKQTPSRAYVGAFNFKGPDQQKRVGQLSGGERNRVHLAKMLKSGANFLLLDEPTNDLDVDTLRSLEEALLEFAGCAMVISHDRWFLDRIATHILAFEGDSQVVWLEGNYQDYEADRKRRLGAEADQPHRIKYKPLER; encoded by the coding sequence ATGGCGAGTTATCAGTACATCTACACGTTACAGGGGCTGAACAAGACCTATCCCGGCGGGCGGCAGGTCCTGAAGGACGTCCATCTTCACTTCCTGCCCGGCGCCAAGATCGGCGTGCTGGGCCTGAACGGCGCCGGCAAGTCCACCCTGCTGCGCATCATGGCGGGCGAGGACACCGAGTACAACGGCGAGGCCTGGGCAGCCAAGGGCGCCAAGGTCGGTTACCTGCGGCAGGAGCCGCGCCTGGACGAGGACAAGGATGTGGCCGGCAACGTCATGCAGGGGCTGGCTGACCTGAAGGCGCTGGTGGACCGCTACAACGAGGTCAGTGCCCTCTTTGCCGAGGAGGATGCCGACTTCGACGCGCTGCTGGCCGAACAGGCCGAGCTGCAGGAGAAGATCGACGCCGCCGACGCCTGGGACTTGGAACGTCGGATCGAGGTGGCCATGGACGCCCTGCGCTGCCCGCCGGGCGATACGCCCGTCACCAACCTGTCTGGGGGCGAGCGGCGTCGTGTGGCGCTCTGTCGTTTGCTGTTGCAGAAGCCAGACGTGCTGCTGCTGGATGAGCCGACCAACCACCTGGACGCCGAGTCCGTGGCCTGGCTGGAGCGTTACCTGGAGGAATACAAGGGCACTGTCGTGGCCGTGACCCACGACCGCTATTTCCTGGACAACGTGGCCGGCTGGATACTGGAGATCGACCGCGGGCAGTGCATCCCCTTCGAGGGCAACTACTCCGGCTGGCTGGAGCAGAAGCGCAAGCGCCTGGCGCAGGAGGCGCGCGAAGAGGCGGCGCGCGAGCGCACTCTGTCGCACGAGATGGAGTGGATCCAGCAGAGCCCCAAGGCGCGCCAGGCCAAGTCCAAGGCACGCATCAACGCCTATGACGAACTGCTGCGCGCCGGCCAGGAGAAGGCGCCCGAGCCGGGCCAGATCACTATCCCCGCCGGACCGCGCCTGGGCGACCTGGTGGTCGAGGCCAACGACCTGCGCAAGGGCTTCGGCAACCACCTGCTGATCGAGGACTTGTCCTTCAAGGTGCCGCCGGGCGCCCTGGTGGGCATCATCGGACCCAACGGCGCCGGCAAGACGACCCTGTTCCGCATGATCACCGGCCAGGAAACGCCCGATGGCGGCGAGCTGCGCGTGGGCGAGACGGTTGAGCTTGGCTACGTGGACCAGAGCCGCGATTCCCTGAACCCCGACAAGACGGTCTGGGAAGAGGTCTCGGACGGCCTGGACATGATCCAGATCGGCAAGAAGCAGACGCCCTCGCGCGCCTATGTGGGCGCCTTCAACTTCAAGGGGCCGGACCAGCAGAAGCGGGTCGGGCAGCTGTCGGGCGGCGAGCGCAACCGCGTGCACCTGGCCAAGATGCTGAAGTCGGGCGCCAACTTCCTGCTGCTCGACGAACCGACCAACGATCTGGATGTGGACACCCTGCGCTCCCTGGAAGAGGCGCTGCTGGAGTTTGCCGGCTGCGCCATGGTCATCAGCCACGATCGCTGGTTCCTGGACCGCATCGCCACCCACATCCTGGCCTTCGAGGGCGACAGCCAGGTGGTCTGGCTGGAGGGCAACTACCAGGACTACGAGGCGGACAGGAAGCGGCGCCTGGGGGCGGAAGCCGACCAGCCGCACCGCATCAAGTACAAGCCACTGGAGCGCTGA
- a CDS encoding PAS domain-containing protein, with translation MSTVQDANQITAQRLRDFHAHWKNLCNGAAVAERSAFDIVEAPLDLVGHLILLDVLEGGQDFGYRLVGTKVAEEIGRDFTGETVLQYHARHESREVIDGYAEIVKTGQPHLYQGNLYDLGRDYVTYERLAVPLTDSDGRIAFILACFQFERKSAPLPRST, from the coding sequence ATGTCCACGGTCCAGGACGCGAACCAGATTACAGCGCAACGCCTGCGCGACTTCCACGCACATTGGAAGAACCTCTGCAACGGGGCAGCCGTTGCGGAGCGCAGCGCCTTCGACATCGTCGAGGCGCCGCTTGACCTGGTGGGGCACCTGATCCTGCTGGACGTCCTGGAGGGCGGACAGGATTTCGGCTATCGCCTGGTCGGGACGAAGGTTGCCGAGGAAATCGGTCGGGATTTCACCGGCGAAACGGTCCTGCAATACCATGCCCGCCACGAAAGCCGCGAGGTGATCGACGGTTATGCCGAGATCGTGAAGACCGGCCAGCCCCATCTCTATCAAGGCAACCTCTACGATTTGGGCCGCGACTACGTGACCTATGAACGCCTGGCCGTGCCGCTGACGGACTCGGACGGCCGTATCGCCTTCATCCTGGCCTGTTTCCAGTTCGAGCGGAAAAGCGCTCCTCTGCCCCGATCCACGTAG
- a CDS encoding type II toxin-antitoxin system PemK/MazF family toxin yields the protein MGIREHPPQGCVVTVDYSKGSFKEPEMMKRRLAVVLTPKIKARPKLCTVVPLSLSEPERIMPYHRRINIPFELPKEWGAADRWIKGDMVNAVGFHRVDLLRLGKDHTGKRKYQMACLPDDLFKTVRTCTLHGLGLSNLTKYL from the coding sequence ATGGGAATCCGAGAGCATCCGCCACAGGGCTGTGTCGTAACCGTTGATTATTCCAAAGGCAGCTTCAAGGAACCCGAAATGATGAAGCGACGACTTGCTGTGGTCCTGACGCCAAAGATCAAGGCACGGCCAAAACTCTGTACTGTGGTGCCGCTGAGTCTCTCTGAACCGGAGAGGATCATGCCGTATCACAGACGGATCAACATTCCCTTCGAATTGCCAAAGGAATGGGGGGCTGCTGATCGTTGGATCAAGGGTGACATGGTCAATGCTGTTGGATTTCACCGCGTCGATCTGCTGCGATTGGGCAAGGATCACACTGGAAAGCGCAAATACCAAATGGCTTGCCTGCCGGATGATCTGTTCAAGACTGTAAGGACCTGCACCCTTCACGGGCTTGGCCTTTCAAATTTGACAAAATACCTCTAG
- a CDS encoding GcrA family cell cycle regulator, producing MSWTPERIEELTRLWDEGQSASAIGKQLGISKNAVVGKAHRLKLAARPSPIRKQEAGSAVPQRKRSDSLAMPSRAEESGETAGSIDQAPAQAKPQDATVKQAAKSPSKAKASTEPETLAKPKAKAQPKVAPVENTGVDDRGVDDTGTASTGPAAFEPLAEAGEARASRPKPAPRPQPVSRKPKQAESPAPSNRKCQWPIGDPSQPDFHFCESPAAPGRPYCAEHCAMAYITRSKDSSKDKSSEAA from the coding sequence ATGAGCTGGACACCCGAACGCATCGAAGAACTGACGCGCCTTTGGGACGAGGGGCAGTCCGCCTCTGCCATCGGCAAGCAGCTCGGGATATCCAAGAATGCCGTTGTGGGCAAGGCCCATCGGCTGAAGCTGGCGGCGCGTCCTTCGCCCATCCGCAAGCAGGAGGCCGGCAGCGCCGTGCCACAGCGCAAACGTAGTGACTCCCTGGCCATGCCGTCACGGGCCGAGGAGAGTGGAGAGACGGCCGGTAGCATCGATCAGGCGCCGGCCCAGGCCAAGCCACAGGACGCCACCGTAAAGCAGGCCGCCAAGTCCCCCTCCAAAGCGAAGGCAAGCACGGAACCCGAAACGCTGGCCAAACCCAAGGCCAAGGCGCAGCCAAAGGTGGCGCCAGTTGAGAACACGGGAGTGGACGACAGGGGGGTGGACGACACGGGAACGGCCAGCACGGGCCCTGCAGCCTTCGAACCGCTTGCCGAAGCGGGCGAAGCGCGCGCCAGTCGGCCAAAGCCGGCGCCACGCCCGCAGCCGGTCAGCCGCAAACCGAAGCAGGCCGAGAGCCCCGCCCCCTCCAACCGCAAATGCCAGTGGCCCATCGGCGACCCCTCGCAACCGGATTTCCACTTCTGTGAAAGCCCGGCCGCACCTGGCCGCCCCTACTGCGCCGAACACTGCGCCATGGCCTATATCACCCGTTCGAAGGACAGCTCCAAGGACAAGAGCTCGGAAGCTGCCTGA
- a CDS encoding LysE family translocator, producing MLELLPAPELIPVIAAFAFVATITPGPNNIMVTASGVNHGYRATLPHMLGISIGFPLMVLAVGLGLGGLFRAFPHLHDILKWAGIAYLLWLAWRIATTHTQGETSRRPPLTFLQAAAFQWVNPKAWMMATGAVAAYTSGGESVFAEVLLITALFALVAFPCVSAWTLLGSGLGRYLATGRRLQIFNIAMATLLVLSILPVAFD from the coding sequence GTGCTTGAGTTGCTGCCTGCCCCGGAACTGATCCCGGTGATCGCGGCCTTCGCATTTGTCGCCACGATCACGCCGGGTCCCAACAATATCATGGTGACAGCCTCGGGCGTGAACCATGGCTATCGCGCCACCCTGCCGCACATGCTGGGCATTTCCATCGGTTTCCCGCTCATGGTTCTGGCGGTCGGCCTGGGGCTGGGCGGCCTGTTCCGCGCCTTTCCGCACCTGCACGACATCCTGAAATGGGCCGGCATCGCCTATCTGTTGTGGCTGGCCTGGCGCATCGCCACCACCCACACGCAGGGCGAGACCAGCCGTCGCCCGCCGCTGACCTTTCTGCAGGCCGCCGCCTTCCAGTGGGTCAACCCCAAGGCCTGGATGATGGCCACCGGGGCCGTCGCCGCCTATACCAGCGGCGGCGAAAGCGTCTTTGCCGAGGTACTGCTGATTACCGCGCTGTTTGCCCTGGTGGCCTTTCCCTGCGTGTCGGCCTGGACCCTGCTGGGCTCGGGCCTGGGCCGTTACCTGGCCACCGGCCGGCGCCTGCAGATCTTCAACATCGCCATGGCAACCCTGCTGGTGCTCTCGATCCTGCCCGTGGCTTTCGATTGA